AAGTGTCTTCCTACACAGCCTGTGTGTTCGCGGAGTATTCTTCACACCAGAGTCAATATGTCCTTCCCAAGGAGCCTTCTGGTGAGATGCCACTAACTCATGTCTCTCATTTTAGAATTAGAAACGGGTATTTTCTATTAAAATCCAAAAAGCTGCAACAAGAAGGTATTCGAGTTTCTGTATAGTTTCACTCAGGACTCCTTATTGCAGATTGCAGTTCTCCCTACATCCTGATCGGTGGCCGCTGTCTGCTGATCGACTCCGTGACGAAAGGAACTAGGGATGACATGCAGGCATTATGTCAACTGTTCAACGGAGACCTAGTAAAGATCGATAACATGGAGATCATGTTTTTGCAATGGTGGAGTATATCAAACAACCGtgggtttttatcattttttttcccgtttagaACTTGGGAAACCAAAAGAAAGGGTTGCCCAAAAGTACGATGGAAGGTTAGAATTACAAATGCGCATATTTGTAAGTGTTTAGACAGATCATTGGGTACATAGATGGTAAACTGAAGGAAAGATAGATCTTTGGCCGAGGTAGATAGACGAGGGAAATACTGCTAAGTAAAGATTAAAACAATAAAGACAACTCAAAGGCAATTCCAAGATAGAGGGGATGAATATGTGAGAAAGTCAAGCACGAAATGCGTAAGCCATAGAGCTAGAGCACTTGAGCATATCagctctatacacacatacacacacacccacacacgcacacacacccaaaacacaacccaaacacccacactaaccccactaaaaagggaaaatatatatataaaaatttttataatatatatatttattttaaaatatatatatatatatatatataatatagattatatatataaaacacacaatttGATACTacttcatacatacaaaaattatatacaaaagattaatacatacccaaaaacaaccccaccccacaaacacacacacacacacacacacaaacacacacacacacacacaaaaatatattatatatattataatattaaaataaaatatatattttatatatatataattatatagataattaatttcaaggatatgataacatataaaaatatgtattatacattaagcaaaataaattttatatataaaaatatataattttatatatatatatatatatatatatatatatatataattatatataatttatatattatatatatggatataatataatatgtattatatataacatatattaatataatataaaatatatttagaaatatatattatatatatatataatatagggaattttttaaaacatatagataatattaacatattttaaaatataaatatatattttaaaatataaatattatatatatattatataagatatatataaaatttatgtatatttattttaataatatatatattatatatatatatattttatatatttttttatacaattttgtttttgcaatatagtttttataatttcattaaagcatatatatatatatatatattttaaaatattatatatatatatatattatatatatatattttaacatataatatatataattatatatatataaaatatatatatatatatgtgtgtttgtggggtgtgtgtgtgtgtgtgttttgggggttggtgtgtgtgtttgcgtgttttgtgtggggtatgaaattttaaaaaaaagttaatggaaaGGGGGGTCTCGTCTGCggtattaaaataaacaaaattttttttccaaaaatttaaaaaaatgcccaaaatttttgcaaaacCGTGCCCCCTGGGGAAAAACTTTCGTTGttcaatttaggaaaaaaaaatccttttacttTGAACAATTAAATGTGTCGTCTCATTCttcttgtgattattattgtttttctttatttcctgttCTATAATTGTTCAGCATAAACATGTCAcccatatttcttcttttatgcaAAGTAGTTACTCTATCTTCATAGTTCTATTGATCTTAGTCTTAATAATTtgtcaaaattcctttttaacgTTGGTTCCATACTCTTCAGTAGAGATTACATGGCCCTAATGATCCTATCCATTACCTTTATCGGCATTAACGAATGCTCTCTTCATGTGTACAATCGCTTGCAGCATTTATGGACTTCTTTATTAACATGAACCTTCGGGCtcaatttttttgttgtgattattCCCAAAGGGGCTTTGGGGGGTCTGGCATGAAAAATCgtccttttgcccttttttccgaCCCCCTGCAAAGCCCTTCAGCATTTTGCTGGGGTAGTAAACTGAATCTGAAActtgaaaaaagaataataaactaACGGCGCCAAGACCCCATCCTTAACACTTTCCCCCTAGTTTTCCTTTGTCTCCATGCAATGTCCCTTTCTCTACTTACTGTGTTCATTTGCATTGTAGGGTCTTCCGTTCCTTCATACACTCCCTCAAGGGGGTTCTAGTCTCTATAACAGTTTACTGTATGCCACTTTATCAAACGCCGTTTTAAAGTCTGAATATGCAATATCTACCCAGTTGTGTCTAACTTCAATAATTTTAGAAACCCacaaatactgtgtgtgtgtttgtggtgtggggttgggcggcgttttgttgtgtggggtgtgtggtggtgtgtgtgtggtgtgtgtttgtgtgtgtgtatacaatttaAAATGATATcccacaaatatacaaaaatatacaaaaaacccaaaaatccgtgtggtgttttttgggtttggggtgtgtgtgtgtgtgtgtttgtgtgtgtgttttgggggttttttttttggtgtgggggttgtgggtgtgtgtgtgtgtggggtttgtggtgttttggttttttttgttttttttggggtgtgtggtgtgtggggtgtgttgtggtgtgtgtgtgtgtgtgtgtgtgtgtgtgatttaccagaacatacatgtatgtttgtatagcatatgcgtttatttttcttctatattttttttttatgattgggcGATATAGATAAATTCCCCGCTTGCTTTCCCGTGGGGCAAAACTCCTCCCcccatattttggggtttttgttgacTATCATGGTCGGGTCGGGTCGGTGCCTCACCTTCTGTGGGAGGTGACTATGTATCAGTGTTAGCTTTTCGTCCAGAATTGTTTTCCAGTTTATACTATCAAAGAAAGTTTTTTTATGCCCTCTCtttttggcttgttttttttttcttatagtgaTTTACCCGGCAGCAAACAgtattctaatttatttttactaaaaagtcactttttttttccttaaaaaaaaaaaaaaaaaaaaaaaaaggacagtaaTCCATATTTTTACTCCGttattccgctttcttaataTTAGGTACAACTTAGACGGCCTGTCCAGCCTTTTTACTCGATTTAATATTCTGCATTCCGCGAATCTGACTGTCATGGCAAACTTTCTCTTTACATTTTACTagtaaaatccccttttttgggaagAACTCTTTAGCGcgggaccccccaaaaaattaatactTGTTGCGGGATCGATATCTTTTTGCGAAtcagttttggaaattttttccggGGCCACAATCCCTTGAAAACCCAATTTGGTTGTCAatattttttcaaacctttttttgcCTAAAAATCTATtcggggggcccttttaaaacgaCCCCTaatcttgttaattttttttcttttatgttgcgttttttttttttttttttttttttggttgtggggttttgtgtgtgtggtgttttgtgtgtgtgtgtgtgtgtgtgtgtcccgtgtgtgtgtgtgtgtgtgtgggtgttttggtgtgtggggttggggtttttgtgtgttgtggtgtgtgtgttgtgtgtgtgtgttgtgtgtgggggttgtgtgtgtcatGGGGAAGATCCCACAATAGCCCCTTTcccgaataaaaataaaaaaacatttttttccggggaaagggaaaacccgttTAAATTGTGGATCTGTCGCACAGTTACATTCTATCAAAGCATCAATgcaggggggggcccctttttaaaaaataggggcCCACCCcgttaaattgtaaaaaattttttaaatttatctttttaatacagGGAAATTTGACCCCTTGACAACTGCAACAACCCGTTTATATTAAAATGAAcacagggaaaaataaaataccatGTAGCCCAAAGGGGCAGAAAAAACTTTGGACacttccggtgtgtgtgtgtgtgtgtgtggggtgtgtgtgtgtgtgtgtgtgttttgggggtgtgtgtgtgtgtggtgtgtgttgtgtgggtgtgtggtatggggtgggctttgcgtgcggtgtgtgtggtgtgtggggtgtgtttttggtgtgtgtgtgtgttggtgtggggttgtgtgtgtggtgtgtgtgtggcgtggtgcgGCGTGGGGTGcgtggggttttttcaaaaatggCTGTATAGAAAGGGGCCCTGCAACTAGTTCGGGGCCCCAAACCCAATGCCCGGCAAGTCACAGTCCCAAAACCCAGGGGGCAAAAAATTCAAAAGGAGAACTTTTATGCACAGtaaaaagatttttgtgttttcaaCATACTTTAAAAAGCAATGTTTTtcgaatattttccttttaaacaaaaaaaaataaaggggaaaattttgcgtCGAGAATAACACGTTTCCtctgaaaaaattagaaaaattttgtTAAACTGGATACCTTTACATGCcctgtgtttttaaaataaaaaaatgataaaatttcctttcccgtaaatcaagaaaaaaagctTGTAAATTTTACCTGCCAGTTAGATTCATGGCAAACATAGATCTAGTTATCAATGATTTTTCCCTCAATCAGAAAAGTTAATTGTTCCCATATTGAGTTTTGTAATACTTGTGTAAAAACccgtgtttttagtttttttttcttttaattttgttttgtgtttgtataaagGGGCAGGGGGACCGGGGGTATGGGCGgacaaggggggggttttttattaatgtttttacccttttatatatatatatttattatatatatatatataaaattaaaatatatatatatatatatataatttttatatataaatctgtgtgttttgtcggggtgtgtctgtatgtaaatatgtaattttggtatgtatggggatacatatgaatgtattttatacctatatatttgtacaaatatttttatctataaaaatttttatatatatatatatatattatattttatatattttaatatatatattttatatatatatataaataagtaaaaaaacccccctgcgcGGGGCGtctaaagggtttttcccccacagCATCCCCCACAGCGGGTTTTTGGGTGGGCGCCCCGCGACGAGGGCCCCGGGAAAGGGTCGGGGACGGGAATTTGACGGGACGCTCCCTGACCATGGGGGATGCCCCTGTGGGGGCCGGTGGCCCCCAGCCCAGCCAGACGGTGGGCGACAAGCAGAAAATGGCGCCATCATGTCGGCCCCAATTCCCGCCTTTTTCCTAAGCGGGGggtcccctctttcttcccaaaATTATGGCTTTGTCCGGGGCAGTAGGCCCCTCAGGCGCTCTTttgggctcaaaaaaaaaaaaaaaaaaaaaaaaagggatgtggAGTGtctctaaaaattttattttccccccaacgcttttgtcattttaaaaaaccccggtaagaaaattacaaaatctCCCATCTGCCTGATGCATTTTTGTCtccttaatttttaaaacaatgaaaacagctGCAATAATGACTAAGACAACGAACCCCAAGACGAGGGCGATACCCCAAAACGATGACGATACGATGACGATGGCGAAaggcgatgacgatggcgatggcgatggcgaatttgggggggggcccccgggggggggggtttggggatgaCCCCCCCAGACaggggatgaagatgatgatgttatgatgatgatttatgatgattagGGTGATAGGGTGCTGATTATGATGGGCCTGATGATCATGATTTAGATGATAGggtgaaagatgatgatgggtgagatgatgatgagggtggggtgattgagatgagaggaagggagtaggaggaggagggggaggaggaggaggggaagggggagacccTCATCACATAATGGTTGCATGGGGAttgttttaaatggttttttgggGATGAAAGGCGGAGCAGGCCCagcatgggaaagggaaaagacaaaaaacaataaaaaatgataaagtacaTATATCATTCCCCAACTAAAACCCATTTGactgacaaaataaaaaagggtattaacgacagaaaattattttgagagagagagagagagagagagagaaagagagagagaggagtggcagCACTGACTGCAAAGGGcaaagtgtgattttttttacatactttcaACCAATAAATATTATTTGGGGTTTACCACTAGTTTTTTCCCTTCTGCgttcttttttaaagggttttggggcctGCTAACAGCGGGGGgccaaaaacagtaataaaaaattttaatcattttaaatttaaatcattcAGGGTCGGGTCCTCGGATTGCCATAAACCAGTGCTCTTGGCAGCGACGGGATATAGTATAATCAATATTGTGGATTAACAAGGATTATGAGATGCATATCCATCATTAGGCGGTGAAGTAAAAGTAAACATTTTATCAGCTCCAGTTGAATTTTCTGGCTTTTTcccttcaaataaaaaaaatttaacccatcTCTTTTTGAAAAAACCATTCACCCCAAAAGGAAACAACCCTTACCCCTCTGCCCATGTACATGTAACGCTTCTCTATTAAGGCAAAAGTTCGTAGTATCTTGCAAGAGagaattttctaaaataaaaccAAGTGTAAAACGAAACCAAA
The Penaeus monodon isolate SGIC_2016 chromosome 18, NSTDA_Pmon_1, whole genome shotgun sequence genome window above contains:
- the LOC119584593 gene encoding uncharacterized protein LOC119584593 encodes the protein MKPIEKSPSKMGQPLEHFSNVSSYTACVFAEYSSHQSQYVLPKEPSDCSSPYILIGGRCLLIDSVTKGTRDDMQALCQLFNGDLVKIDNMEIMFLQWWSISNNRKFDPLTTATTRLY